One stretch of Clavibacter californiensis DNA includes these proteins:
- a CDS encoding PhnE/PtxC family ABC transporter permease produces the protein MTAVAERPGEAPPGVRPGVDERAPRRQPDRQKALALVVVLAMVAFAVHALTTLDFTWSNVLRSVGNAAKVFSRMDPISFPAPGDLAYLIGLTLGIVVLGTLAAALVSVPVAYASARNTTPAPWLRGLGRTIGVVTRAVPDVVLALAFALAFALGSPLPGILAIGIHSIGMISKLFADAIEQVDEGPQRAIRTTGGTRAQEFWAGVFPQVLPSWIATVLHRFDINLRGSAILGYAGVGGLGYAMKVAFGQFPEGYGRGIGIAIVIFALCVLLEVVSSSIRRSALGVRPAGRGLGDRIVRRLTRDRALPDRAGSAGTARAVTVESMQRRPWTPDRVRTVAWSALAVVVVVGGYLMADIDLDQITWEYVGPTFQSFWPPSTGSHTFGEFAEALLVTIQVAFAAALLSIVLALVVGSLAARNVAPSPAVRNAARTVLVVFRGVPELVLAILLIMITGLGNQAGVVALAFGGVGLLGKLIADSFEEVGAGPERALTAVGATRGQRFLSATWPQGLPSLVGNSLYLVDTNIRAATILGIVGGSGIGFHLTNASSVMTLHGQVTTLVAMVFVSVLAVEALAAWLRRVFR, from the coding sequence GTGACCGCGGTCGCCGAGCGCCCCGGGGAGGCCCCGCCCGGCGTCCGCCCCGGCGTCGACGAGCGCGCGCCGCGTCGGCAGCCCGACCGGCAGAAGGCGCTCGCGCTGGTCGTCGTCCTCGCCATGGTCGCCTTCGCGGTCCACGCGCTGACGACGCTCGACTTCACCTGGTCGAACGTCCTCCGCAGCGTCGGCAACGCCGCGAAGGTGTTCTCGCGCATGGACCCGATCAGCTTCCCGGCGCCCGGCGACCTCGCGTACCTGATCGGGCTCACGCTCGGGATCGTCGTGCTCGGCACGCTCGCGGCCGCGCTCGTCTCCGTGCCCGTCGCCTACGCGTCGGCGCGCAACACCACCCCGGCGCCGTGGCTGCGCGGCCTCGGCCGCACGATCGGCGTGGTGACGCGCGCGGTCCCCGACGTGGTGCTCGCCCTCGCGTTCGCGCTCGCCTTCGCCCTCGGGAGCCCGCTGCCCGGCATCCTCGCCATCGGGATCCACTCGATCGGCATGATCTCGAAGCTCTTCGCCGACGCCATCGAGCAGGTCGACGAGGGGCCGCAGCGCGCGATCCGCACCACGGGCGGCACGCGCGCGCAGGAGTTCTGGGCGGGCGTCTTCCCGCAGGTGCTGCCGTCGTGGATCGCGACGGTGCTGCACCGCTTCGACATCAACCTCCGCGGCTCCGCGATCCTCGGCTACGCCGGCGTGGGCGGGCTCGGCTACGCGATGAAGGTCGCGTTCGGCCAGTTCCCGGAGGGCTACGGCCGCGGGATCGGCATCGCGATCGTCATCTTCGCGCTGTGCGTGCTGCTGGAGGTCGTGTCGTCGTCCATCCGCCGCAGCGCGCTCGGGGTGCGGCCGGCCGGACGCGGCCTGGGCGACCGGATCGTGCGGCGCCTCACGCGGGATCGCGCCCTGCCCGACAGGGCCGGCAGCGCCGGCACCGCACGCGCCGTGACCGTCGAGTCGATGCAGCGGCGGCCGTGGACGCCCGACCGGGTGCGCACCGTCGCGTGGTCGGCGCTCGCCGTGGTCGTCGTCGTGGGCGGCTACCTCATGGCCGACATCGACCTCGACCAGATCACATGGGAGTACGTCGGCCCCACCTTCCAGAGCTTCTGGCCGCCGAGCACCGGGTCGCACACGTTCGGCGAGTTCGCCGAGGCGCTGCTGGTGACGATCCAGGTGGCGTTCGCCGCGGCGCTGCTGTCGATCGTGCTCGCGCTCGTCGTCGGGTCCCTCGCCGCGCGCAACGTCGCGCCGAGCCCCGCCGTGCGCAACGCCGCGCGCACCGTGCTCGTCGTCTTCCGCGGGGTGCCCGAGCTGGTGCTCGCGATCCTGCTGATCATGATCACCGGGCTCGGCAACCAGGCGGGCGTCGTGGCGCTCGCGTTCGGCGGCGTCGGCCTCCTCGGCAAGCTCATCGCCGACTCCTTCGAGGAGGTGGGCGCCGGACCCGAGCGCGCCCTCACCGCCGTCGGCGCGACCCGTGGGCAGCGCTTCCTGTCGGCCACCTGGCCGCAGGGGCTGCCGTCGCTCGTCGGCAACTCGCTCTACCTCGTGGACACGAACATCCGGGCGGCCACGATCCTCGGCATCGTCGGCGGCAGCGGGATCGGGTTCCACCTGACGAACGCCTCCTCCGTGATGACGCTGCACGGGCAGGTCACCACGCTCGTCGCGATGGTCTTCGTGAGCGTGCTCGCGGTCGAGGCGCTCGCCGCCTGGCTCCGCCGCGTGTTCCGGTGA
- a CDS encoding ABC transporter substrate-binding protein, with protein MKSRILRTGALLTTVVASAALLTGCAGGAGSDGAIQMQTGFAQGTDQLKTLTELTDAYEQQNPDVKIDLIPSSTQYEQDLKVKLASRDVPDIWMTHGWSRDRYAQFLAPLQDEPWAAKVNPQLDAAMRDESGAIYALPVDTDIAGILYNADVLRDAGVDPASLTTWDAFDAAAAKIHAKGTTVVQVSGKANGPAGNLVDWIAPGQYTDAQLEGLSDGTFDDGAYTKVLDMIAGWVDAGYVNPDYSSATQDDMSKALGAGQAAFVFQQNSVANNALRTSPDASLGFMPVPSSTGEPYLIGGEMNAFGVSKTSPHLAQAKAFLSYLAEPVNDAELAAAGGSAPGLTDAASDLGPLQGSYDAWVTQAKTPLVPYFDRVHLPNGMWNTLVTTTDSVITGQSDVTKAVAQVEQDFTSLHGQGK; from the coding sequence ATGAAGTCACGAATCCTGCGCACCGGCGCACTCCTCACCACGGTGGTCGCCTCGGCGGCCCTCCTCACCGGATGCGCGGGCGGCGCCGGCTCCGACGGCGCGATCCAGATGCAGACCGGCTTCGCCCAGGGCACCGACCAGCTGAAGACGCTCACCGAGCTGACCGACGCGTACGAGCAGCAGAACCCGGACGTGAAGATCGACCTGATCCCGTCGAGCACGCAGTACGAGCAGGACCTCAAGGTGAAGCTCGCCTCCCGCGACGTGCCCGACATCTGGATGACCCACGGCTGGTCGCGCGACCGCTACGCCCAGTTCCTCGCGCCGCTGCAGGACGAGCCGTGGGCCGCGAAGGTGAACCCGCAGCTCGACGCCGCCATGCGCGACGAGTCGGGCGCGATCTACGCGCTGCCCGTCGACACCGACATCGCCGGGATCCTCTACAACGCCGACGTGCTCCGCGACGCGGGCGTCGACCCGGCCTCGCTCACCACGTGGGACGCGTTCGACGCGGCGGCCGCGAAGATCCACGCGAAGGGCACGACCGTGGTGCAGGTGAGCGGCAAGGCCAACGGCCCGGCGGGCAACCTCGTCGACTGGATCGCCCCCGGCCAGTACACCGACGCGCAGCTCGAGGGCCTCTCCGACGGCACGTTCGACGACGGCGCCTACACGAAGGTGCTCGACATGATCGCGGGCTGGGTCGACGCCGGCTACGTGAATCCCGACTACTCCTCCGCCACGCAGGACGACATGTCGAAGGCGCTCGGCGCCGGCCAGGCGGCGTTCGTCTTCCAGCAGAACTCGGTCGCGAACAACGCGCTCCGCACCTCGCCCGACGCGTCGCTCGGCTTCATGCCCGTGCCGAGCTCGACCGGCGAGCCGTACCTCATCGGCGGCGAGATGAACGCGTTCGGCGTCTCGAAGACCAGCCCGCACCTCGCCCAGGCGAAGGCGTTCCTCTCCTACCTGGCCGAGCCCGTGAACGACGCCGAGCTCGCGGCGGCGGGCGGATCCGCGCCCGGGCTCACCGACGCCGCCAGCGACCTCGGCCCGCTCCAGGGCAGCTACGACGCCTGGGTCACCCAGGCGAAGACGCCGCTCGTGCCGTACTTCGACCGCGTGCACCTGCCCAACGGCATGTGGAACACGCTCGTGACCACCACCGACTCCGTCATCACGGGCCAGTCCGACGTGACGAAGGCCGTGGCGCAGGTGGAGCAGGACTTCACGAGCCTCCACGGCCAGGGGAAGTAG
- a CDS encoding carbohydrate ABC transporter permease, whose translation MTALDTTRPDAPARVPDPEDAAEAPRDADRPRTAGSRTPRQRLAMIALGTALALMCAVQLLPFWIALTTALRAPGDPAAQLALPLDRLTGDAFVTAARDGGILRAIGNSAIVTVAATAITCVLGALAAYPLARRATRLNKLVFACIVALIMVPPLSILVPLYSFLTQLGATNTYWGVILVMVTTQLPLAIFLYSAFIRSIPESLEEAAALDGASTLQVFLRVVLPLLKPVTATVVILTSVAVWNEFALSGYLLTDPAVRTIAPAIAAFFGQQSSDLGAAAAASLMAVVPVLVAYLFLQRFFIKGMVAGAEK comes from the coding sequence ATGACCGCCCTCGACACCACCCGGCCGGACGCCCCGGCACGGGTCCCCGACCCGGAGGACGCGGCGGAGGCGCCGCGTGACGCCGACCGCCCCCGCACGGCCGGCAGCCGCACCCCGCGCCAGCGCCTCGCGATGATCGCGCTCGGCACGGCCCTCGCGCTCATGTGCGCGGTGCAGCTGCTGCCGTTCTGGATCGCCCTCACCACGGCCCTGCGCGCGCCGGGCGACCCCGCTGCCCAGCTCGCGCTCCCGCTCGACCGGCTGACCGGCGACGCGTTCGTCACGGCGGCCCGCGACGGCGGCATCCTCCGCGCCATCGGCAACAGCGCCATCGTGACGGTCGCGGCCACCGCCATCACGTGCGTGCTGGGGGCGCTCGCCGCGTACCCGCTCGCCCGCCGCGCGACGCGGCTCAACAAGCTGGTGTTCGCGTGCATCGTGGCGCTGATCATGGTGCCGCCGCTCAGCATCCTCGTGCCGCTGTACTCGTTCCTCACGCAGCTCGGCGCGACGAACACGTACTGGGGCGTGATCCTCGTGATGGTGACCACGCAGCTGCCGCTGGCGATCTTCCTCTACAGCGCGTTCATCCGGTCGATCCCGGAGTCGCTCGAGGAGGCGGCCGCGCTCGACGGCGCCTCGACGCTGCAGGTGTTCCTGCGGGTGGTGCTGCCGCTGCTGAAGCCCGTGACGGCGACCGTGGTGATCCTCACGAGCGTCGCCGTGTGGAACGAGTTCGCGCTCTCGGGGTACCTGCTCACCGACCCGGCCGTGCGGACCATCGCGCCCGCCATCGCCGCGTTCTTCGGGCAGCAGAGCAGCGACCTCGGGGCGGCCGCCGCGGCCTCGCTCATGGCCGTGGTGCCCGTGCTCGTGGCGTACCTCTTCCTCCAGCGGTTCTTCATCAAGGGGATGGTGGCCGGCGCCGAGAAATGA
- a CDS encoding carbohydrate ABC transporter permease yields MATTPVVPPLGRRRAAGPVRRRRVGGSATRPGINLMYLPAVVLLGAFTAYPLVRGVMLSFQNWDGYSPTMTFTGLDNYARLLTDEVFRSSLLNTFVYGFGSTIVQQLLGLGLALALDQAIRGRMAMRAIIYLPVLVSPVIMGTMYYLLFQYNEGTLNDVVIAFGGERQAWLADAGTSVAIVVLVNSLQFAGISMIIYLAGLQSIPAMYHEAAMLDGAGGWKRFVHVTLPLLQPAFATSIVLNLIGGLKLFDVIQVLTGGGPGYSTNSVSTLIGKAYFDNQSAGYASAMGVALFAVIVVFTLVLNTLLNRRRLEA; encoded by the coding sequence GTGGCGACCACCCCCGTCGTGCCGCCGCTCGGGCGTCGGCGAGCCGCGGGCCCGGTGCGCAGGCGCCGGGTCGGCGGATCCGCCACCCGTCCTGGCATCAACCTCATGTACCTGCCCGCGGTCGTGCTGCTCGGCGCGTTCACCGCCTACCCGCTCGTGCGCGGCGTGATGCTCTCGTTCCAGAACTGGGACGGCTACTCGCCGACCATGACCTTCACGGGCCTCGACAACTACGCACGGCTCCTCACGGACGAGGTGTTCCGGAGCTCGCTCCTCAACACGTTCGTGTACGGGTTCGGATCCACGATCGTGCAGCAGCTGCTGGGCCTCGGGCTGGCGCTCGCGCTCGACCAGGCGATCCGCGGGCGCATGGCGATGCGCGCGATCATCTACCTGCCCGTGCTCGTCTCGCCCGTGATCATGGGCACGATGTACTACCTGCTCTTCCAGTACAACGAGGGCACGCTCAACGACGTGGTCATCGCGTTCGGCGGCGAGCGGCAGGCCTGGCTCGCCGACGCGGGCACCTCGGTCGCCATCGTCGTGCTCGTGAACTCGCTGCAGTTCGCGGGGATCTCGATGATCATCTACCTGGCCGGCCTGCAGTCGATCCCCGCCATGTACCACGAGGCCGCGATGCTCGACGGCGCGGGCGGGTGGAAGCGGTTCGTGCACGTGACGCTGCCGCTGCTGCAGCCCGCGTTCGCGACGAGCATCGTGCTCAACCTCATCGGCGGGCTCAAGCTCTTCGACGTGATCCAGGTGCTCACGGGCGGCGGGCCCGGCTACTCCACCAACTCGGTGTCGACCCTCATCGGCAAGGCGTACTTCGACAACCAGAGCGCGGGCTACGCGTCCGCGATGGGCGTCGCCCTGTTCGCCGTGATCGTCGTCTTCACGCTGGTGCTCAACACCCTCCTCAACCGCCGCCGACTGGAGGCATGA
- the phnN gene encoding phosphonate metabolism protein/1,5-bisphosphokinase (PRPP-forming) PhnN, whose protein sequence is MSDAVSAGAAPAAPAPAAPAPVPLGPGPFVAVVGASGVGKDALLGAARARSGPDAHFPRRAITRPPGPGEDFDAVGDEEFAAAAARGDYAVTWHAHGLSYGIPATTDDAIRAGAAVVANVSRSMLDVLQARYARLVVVRITVSDDVRAARLRERGREAADDIARRLARQDPAPDRVADHEVRNHGTVAEGGEALLHAIRAARASALAGSAPAGSTPTASAPAGSAPTASAPAASPLPHPIDPAPRGRTETP, encoded by the coding sequence GTGAGCGACGCCGTCTCTGCCGGCGCCGCGCCGGCCGCTCCCGCTCCCGCCGCTCCGGCTCCCGTCCCCCTCGGCCCCGGCCCGTTCGTCGCCGTCGTCGGCGCGAGCGGGGTCGGCAAGGACGCGCTGCTCGGCGCCGCCCGCGCGCGCAGCGGACCGGACGCGCACTTCCCCCGCCGCGCCATCACCCGGCCGCCCGGGCCCGGCGAGGACTTCGACGCCGTCGGCGACGAGGAGTTCGCCGCGGCGGCCGCGCGCGGCGACTATGCCGTGACCTGGCACGCGCACGGCCTCTCCTACGGGATCCCCGCCACGACCGACGACGCCATCCGCGCCGGCGCGGCCGTGGTCGCGAACGTCTCCCGCAGCATGCTCGACGTGCTCCAGGCGCGCTACGCCCGGCTGGTCGTGGTGCGGATCACGGTATCCGACGACGTGCGGGCCGCCCGGCTCCGCGAGCGCGGACGAGAGGCCGCCGACGACATCGCCCGGCGGCTCGCCCGCCAGGATCCGGCGCCCGACCGGGTGGCCGACCACGAGGTGCGGAACCACGGCACGGTCGCCGAGGGCGGCGAGGCGCTGCTCCACGCCATCCGGGCGGCCCGCGCGTCCGCCCTGGCCGGATCGGCACCTGCCGGATCTACACCGACAGCATCGGCACCGGCCGGATCGGCACCGACAGCCTCGGCGCCGGCCGCCTCCCCGCTCCCCCACCCCATCGACCCCGCGCCCCGCGGACGGACGGAGACCCCATGA
- the phnC gene encoding phosphonate ABC transporter ATP-binding protein, giving the protein MTGTTTSPLVSVSAVTKDFGSTRALRDVDLTVERGEVVVLLGLSGSGKSTLLRHLDGLELPTSGSVRVFDQDVASLGQQDLRALRGRVAMIFQQFELVPSLTVLENVLTGALGRLRGPRLGIWTYPRAARTEALTHLDRVGLLEKAYERADQLSGGQQQRVAIARALMQRPEILLADEPVASLDPESSEQVMRLIREIAADDGLTVVCSLHQVDLALGWGDRIVGLRHGEVVLDTPTRGIGKAQVMEIYGRVASTTSALTAIATELGDVLPLGEHADVRADGTR; this is encoded by the coding sequence ATGACCGGCACCACGACCTCCCCGCTCGTCTCCGTCTCCGCGGTCACCAAGGACTTCGGCAGCACGCGGGCGCTCCGCGACGTCGACCTCACCGTCGAGCGCGGGGAGGTCGTGGTGCTCCTCGGCCTGTCCGGCTCGGGCAAGTCGACCCTCCTCCGGCACCTGGACGGCCTCGAGCTGCCGACCTCGGGCAGCGTCCGCGTCTTCGACCAGGACGTCGCATCCCTCGGCCAGCAGGACCTGCGCGCCCTCCGCGGTCGGGTCGCGATGATCTTCCAGCAGTTCGAGCTCGTGCCCTCGCTGACGGTGCTCGAGAACGTGCTCACCGGCGCGCTCGGCCGGCTCCGCGGCCCGCGCCTCGGCATCTGGACCTACCCCCGCGCGGCGCGCACCGAGGCGCTGACGCACCTCGACCGCGTGGGCCTGCTCGAGAAGGCCTACGAGCGGGCCGACCAGCTCTCCGGCGGCCAGCAGCAGCGCGTCGCGATCGCGCGGGCGCTCATGCAGCGGCCCGAGATCCTGCTCGCCGACGAGCCCGTCGCGAGCCTCGACCCCGAGTCCAGCGAGCAGGTGATGCGCCTCATCCGCGAGATCGCCGCCGACGACGGCCTCACGGTGGTGTGCAGCCTGCACCAGGTGGACCTCGCGCTCGGCTGGGGTGACCGCATCGTCGGGCTCCGGCACGGCGAGGTCGTGCTCGACACCCCCACGCGCGGCATCGGCAAGGCCCAGGTGATGGAGATCTACGGCCGCGTGGCGTCGACGACGTCCGCGCTCACAGCCATCGCGACCGAGCTCGGCGACGTGCTGCCGCTCGGCGAGCACGCGGACGTGCGCGCGGACGGCACCCGGTGA
- a CDS encoding oxidoreductase, producing MTADRPAVAVVGPGAIGTSVAAALHEAGVPVVLCGRTPRDRLVLVAGDATVVVPGPVRTDPAGISAPVDLVLLAVKATQVEAAAPWLAALCHAGTVVVVLQNGIEQVGDVTPHVPGCPVVPAVVWFPAEARGDGSVLLRGDPCITLPDVPASRVAVDALAGGRCRVELAADFRTVAWRKLVQNAVAGIMAATGRRAGVFRRDDVAGLARTYARECLGVARAEGAVLDDGVADRIVDDFAAAPAEQGTSILADREAGRPLEWEARNGVILRRARAHGLPTPIGDVLVPLLAASSDGPG from the coding sequence GTGACGGCGGACCGGCCCGCCGTCGCCGTCGTCGGGCCGGGCGCGATCGGCACGTCCGTCGCCGCGGCGCTGCACGAGGCGGGGGTGCCCGTCGTCCTCTGCGGGCGCACGCCGCGCGACCGGCTCGTGCTGGTCGCCGGCGACGCGACCGTCGTGGTCCCCGGTCCCGTGCGGACGGATCCGGCGGGGATCAGCGCGCCCGTCGACCTGGTGCTCCTCGCGGTGAAGGCCACGCAGGTCGAGGCCGCGGCACCGTGGCTCGCCGCCCTGTGCCACGCGGGCACCGTGGTCGTGGTCCTGCAGAACGGGATCGAGCAGGTGGGGGATGTCACGCCGCACGTACCGGGCTGCCCGGTCGTGCCCGCTGTGGTCTGGTTCCCCGCGGAGGCGCGGGGCGACGGATCGGTGCTCCTCCGCGGCGACCCGTGCATCACGCTGCCCGACGTGCCGGCGTCGCGCGTCGCCGTGGACGCGCTCGCCGGCGGACGGTGCCGGGTCGAGCTCGCGGCCGACTTCCGGACGGTCGCCTGGCGGAAGCTCGTGCAGAACGCGGTGGCGGGGATCATGGCCGCCACCGGCCGGCGGGCCGGCGTGTTCCGGCGGGACGACGTGGCGGGGCTCGCCCGGACCTACGCGCGCGAGTGCCTCGGGGTGGCGCGCGCGGAGGGCGCCGTCCTCGACGACGGGGTGGCCGACCGGATCGTGGACGACTTCGCCGCGGCCCCCGCCGAGCAGGGCACCTCGATCCTCGCCGACCGGGAGGCGGGCCGGCCGCTCGAGTGGGAGGCGCGCAACGGCGTGATCCTGCGCCGGGCCCGGGCGCATGGCCTGCCCACGCCGATCGGCGACGTCCTCGTGCCGCTGCTGGCGGCGTCGAGCGACGGCCCCGGCTGA
- a CDS encoding NAD-dependent epimerase/dehydratase family protein, translated as MATITITGGSGRIATSIRPLLLAAGHELRLLDVVAPPTPLAPGETSAVVDTTDVDACTEAFRGSDLVVHLAAHAAERPWEAIQAVNNDGAHAVHEAVVRAGVPRILAASSIHAVGFLPATEAAREEVPAPRPDTFYGLSKVLLEGLGSLYADRHGHVVVSVRIMTAEPEPSAARSISTWLSAADAVRLVEAVLRWDEPGHRIVWGVSRNTRRWVSLAAGEAIGYHPEDDAEVFAHRFPELGADTSPPAGVLLGSIFTEVELGSDMG; from the coding sequence ATGGCCACCATCACGATCACGGGCGGATCAGGGCGCATCGCCACGAGCATCCGCCCCCTCCTCCTCGCGGCCGGGCACGAGCTGCGGCTGCTCGACGTGGTGGCGCCGCCGACGCCGCTCGCGCCGGGGGAGACCTCGGCCGTGGTCGACACGACCGACGTGGACGCGTGCACGGAGGCGTTCCGCGGATCCGACCTCGTGGTGCACCTCGCGGCCCACGCGGCCGAGCGGCCGTGGGAGGCCATCCAGGCCGTGAACAACGACGGCGCGCACGCCGTGCACGAGGCGGTCGTGCGGGCGGGGGTGCCGCGGATCCTCGCGGCCAGCTCCATCCACGCGGTCGGCTTCCTGCCCGCGACCGAGGCCGCGCGCGAGGAGGTGCCGGCGCCCCGCCCCGACACCTTCTACGGCCTCAGCAAGGTGCTGCTCGAGGGCCTCGGCAGCCTCTACGCCGACCGGCACGGGCACGTCGTGGTGAGCGTGCGGATCATGACCGCCGAGCCCGAGCCGTCCGCCGCCCGCAGCATCTCCACCTGGCTCTCCGCGGCCGACGCGGTGCGGCTCGTGGAGGCCGTGCTGCGGTGGGATGAGCCCGGCCACCGGATCGTCTGGGGCGTCTCCCGCAACACCCGCCGCTGGGTCTCGCTCGCGGCCGGGGAGGCGATCGGCTACCACCCCGAGGACGACGCCGAGGTCTTCGCGCACCGCTTCCCGGAGCTCGGCGCGGACACGTCGCCGCCGGCGGGCGTGCTGCTCGGCTCGATCTTCACGGAGGTCGAGCTGGGCTCCGACATGGGGTGA
- a CDS encoding DapH/DapD/GlmU-related protein: MTTKLTEEPLIAPDVVMAGSELGRWTQIGAGTRLLDTVIGDYSYCDRLCDFAHTDVGRFSNIASAVRIGATDHPLDRATLHHFMYRSTMYWDDVDDDAEFFAHRRSRRTSIGHDTWIGHSAMIKPGVRVGDGAVVASGAVVTRDVPDYAIVAGVPATVIRFRQPREIAERLRRLAWWDWDHATLRARLDDFRALPTEAFLERYEG; this comes from the coding sequence ATGACCACGAAGCTCACCGAGGAGCCCCTGATCGCCCCCGACGTCGTCATGGCCGGCAGCGAGCTCGGCCGCTGGACGCAGATCGGCGCGGGCACGCGCCTGCTCGACACCGTGATCGGCGACTACAGCTACTGCGACCGCCTGTGCGACTTCGCGCACACCGACGTGGGCCGCTTCTCGAACATCGCGAGCGCCGTGCGGATCGGCGCCACCGACCACCCGCTCGATCGGGCGACGCTGCACCACTTCATGTACCGCAGCACCATGTACTGGGACGACGTCGACGACGACGCGGAGTTCTTCGCGCACCGCCGCTCCCGCCGCACCTCCATCGGGCACGACACCTGGATCGGGCACAGCGCCATGATCAAGCCGGGCGTGCGCGTCGGGGACGGCGCGGTCGTCGCGTCCGGCGCCGTCGTCACGCGCGACGTGCCGGACTACGCGATAGTCGCGGGCGTCCCCGCCACCGTGATCCGCTTCCGCCAGCCGCGCGAGATCGCCGAGCGCCTGCGCCGGCTCGCGTGGTGGGACTGGGATCACGCGACCCTCCGCGCGCGCCTGGACGACTTCCGCGCGCTGCCGACCGAGGCGTTCCTGGAGCGGTACGAGGGCTGA
- a CDS encoding phosphate/phosphite/phosphonate ABC transporter substrate-binding protein, whose protein sequence is MSLSPRTRIGALAASALVAALALSGCSAGGSGASAASADTSGTWAKSEGTLVFGATPDQAGSDSNNKPLEDYIAKETGLKVEYYPTADYTALIAAAVAGKIDMMSSGALQYVMASNKGAEIEPVAAALTSKDVTDPGYYSEAIVPKGSTITDLAGAKGKTVCFVDPNSTSGFLFGLYQLQKAGIDVTSTGADANGNPQFADFTPYFAGAHDKSAQAVASGQCDVGFAEDSIVEPAVAAGQLTSIGKEYVPGGPLSISSTLPADVKGKLTTALQGATLDAITASGVPLTDGFTKGYFGAQPEDVSYYAGIADLCDSIAAAKCAK, encoded by the coding sequence ATGTCCCTGTCCCCCCGCACCCGCATCGGAGCCCTCGCGGCCTCCGCGCTCGTCGCCGCCCTCGCGCTCTCCGGCTGCTCCGCCGGCGGCTCCGGCGCGTCGGCGGCATCCGCCGACACCTCGGGCACCTGGGCCAAGTCCGAGGGCACCCTCGTCTTCGGCGCCACGCCCGACCAGGCCGGCTCCGACTCGAACAACAAGCCGCTCGAGGACTACATCGCCAAGGAGACAGGGCTCAAGGTCGAGTACTACCCCACGGCGGACTACACCGCGCTCATCGCGGCCGCCGTCGCCGGCAAGATCGACATGATGAGCTCGGGCGCCCTGCAGTACGTCATGGCATCGAACAAGGGCGCCGAGATCGAGCCCGTCGCCGCAGCCCTCACCTCGAAGGACGTCACCGACCCCGGCTACTACTCCGAGGCGATCGTGCCGAAGGGGTCCACGATCACCGACCTCGCGGGTGCCAAGGGCAAGACCGTCTGCTTCGTCGACCCGAACTCGACCTCCGGCTTCCTCTTCGGCCTGTACCAGCTGCAGAAGGCCGGCATCGACGTCACGAGCACGGGCGCCGACGCCAACGGCAACCCGCAGTTCGCGGACTTCACGCCGTACTTCGCGGGCGCGCACGACAAGTCGGCGCAGGCCGTGGCGTCGGGCCAGTGCGACGTCGGGTTCGCCGAGGACTCGATCGTCGAGCCCGCCGTGGCGGCCGGCCAGCTCACCTCGATCGGCAAGGAGTACGTGCCCGGCGGCCCGCTCTCCATCTCCTCGACCCTGCCGGCCGACGTCAAGGGGAAGCTCACCACGGCGCTCCAGGGCGCGACGCTCGACGCGATCACGGCCTCCGGCGTCCCGCTGACCGACGGCTTCACGAAGGGCTACTTCGGCGCCCAGCCGGAGGACGTCTCCTACTACGCGGGCATCGCCGACCTCTGCGACTCCATCGCCGCCGCCAAGTGCGCGAAGTGA